The following are from one region of the Pectinophora gossypiella unplaced genomic scaffold, ilPecGoss1.1 Pgos_57, whole genome shotgun sequence genome:
- the LOC126381483 gene encoding uncharacterized protein LOC126381483 codes for MDPANESCVIVKLDVRNAFNTIERDVLLGEVREQIPSLYPFLFQVYQSPSNLFYDGSLILSQVGAQQGDPLGPLAFSLAIHKVISELESPLNIWYLDDGTVGGNPEVVERDLSKLLPRFAEVGLEVSASKW; via the exons ATGGACCCAGCCAATGAAAGTTGCGTTATTGTTAAGCTGGATGTGCGAAACGCATTCAATACCATAGAAAGAGACGTACTTTTGGGCGAAGTGCGCGAGCAGATTCCTTCCCTatatccttttctttttcaagttTACCAATCTCCTTCTAATCTGTTTTATGATGGATCTCTTATTCTTTCCCAGGTGGGAGCCCAGCAGGGGGACCCGCTTGGGCCGCTCGCTTTCAGTCTAGCAATCCACAAAGTTATTTCGGAGTTAGAGTCACCGCTAAATATATGGTACTTGGATGACGGCACTGTAGGAGGAAATCCCGAAGTAGTGGAGCGGGACCTTAGTAAACTCTTGCCGCGGTTTGCGGAGGTGGGGCTGGAAGTGAGCGCGTCCAAAT GGTGA